From one Notolabrus celidotus isolate fNotCel1 chromosome 2, fNotCel1.pri, whole genome shotgun sequence genomic stretch:
- the glrx2 gene encoding glutaredoxin 2 isoform X1, which produces MISLGLRLDHFCVLCYFFSMFARAGCLSRVAWTGCRRMGNLTSSATAGLSGTSCVRYVQEVVSQNCVVIFSKTTCPYCKMAKNVFNEIGATYKVVELDEHNDGRRLQEALAQMTGARTVPRVFINGNCIGGGSDTKQLHQQGRLVPLIEQCAPCCAGSGSEGSASGQFETAK; this is translated from the exons ATGATTTCTCTAGGCCTGCGGCTCGATCATTTTTGcgttttatgttattttttctccatgttTGCTCGAGCAGGATGTCTTTCCAGGGTGGCTTGGACCGGCTGCCGAAG AATGGGAAATTTAACATCATCTGCAACTGCAGGTCTGTCCGGCACATCATGTGTACGATATGTTCAG GAGGTGGTGTCTCAGAACTGCGTTGTGATATTTTCCAAGACCACCTGTCCTTACTGCAAAATGGCCAAGAATGTCTTCAATGAAATTGGGGCAACCTACAAAGTGGTTGAGCTGGACGAGCACAATGATGGGAGGAGACTGCAAGAGGCCTTAGCTCAGATGACTGGTGCCAGGACG GTGCCAAGAGTCTTCATTAACGGAAACTGCATAGGGGGCGGCTCGGACACTAAACAGCTCCATCAGCAGGGGAGGTTGGTGCCCCTGATTGAACAGTGCGCCCCATGCTGTGCTGGGAGCGGCTCTGAAGGCTCAGCCAGCGGACAGTTCGAGACCGCTAAATGA
- the glrx2 gene encoding glutaredoxin 2 isoform X2, with protein sequence MGNLTSSATAGLSGTSCVRYVQEVVSQNCVVIFSKTTCPYCKMAKNVFNEIGATYKVVELDEHNDGRRLQEALAQMTGARTVPRVFINGNCIGGGSDTKQLHQQGRLVPLIEQCAPCCAGSGSEGSASGQFETAK encoded by the exons ATGGGAAATTTAACATCATCTGCAACTGCAGGTCTGTCCGGCACATCATGTGTACGATATGTTCAG GAGGTGGTGTCTCAGAACTGCGTTGTGATATTTTCCAAGACCACCTGTCCTTACTGCAAAATGGCCAAGAATGTCTTCAATGAAATTGGGGCAACCTACAAAGTGGTTGAGCTGGACGAGCACAATGATGGGAGGAGACTGCAAGAGGCCTTAGCTCAGATGACTGGTGCCAGGACG GTGCCAAGAGTCTTCATTAACGGAAACTGCATAGGGGGCGGCTCGGACACTAAACAGCTCCATCAGCAGGGGAGGTTGGTGCCCCTGATTGAACAGTGCGCCCCATGCTGTGCTGGGAGCGGCTCTGAAGGCTCAGCCAGCGGACAGTTCGAGACCGCTAAATGA